One part of the Eucalyptus grandis isolate ANBG69807.140 chromosome 10, ASM1654582v1, whole genome shotgun sequence genome encodes these proteins:
- the LOC104424174 gene encoding proline-rich receptor-like protein kinase PERK15, with the protein MCSLRPPSVSSPGMALGLSQDTFTYEELKIATNGFSNLNLLGQGGFGYVHRGVLSSGKVVAIKQLKAESRQGEREFQAEVEIISRIHHRHLVELVGYCISGTHRILVYEFVPNSTLEFHLHGKDRPTMTWPIRMKIALGSARGLAYLHEECNPKVIHRDIKAANILLESNFEAKVADFGLAKFASDTDTHVSTRVMGTFGYLAPEYASSGNLTEKADVFSFGVVLLEFISGRRPVDRTRPFAEDSMVDWVVRALEGNLSLNDLNEGIMPGHSRVYSRCQSLDYETSQDQEDSKKFGMMALESQEQATSEFSGHNSEDGLQPSINTNMAEDGHQASRGS; encoded by the exons ATGTGTTCATTAAGACCACCTTCGGTATCATCTCCAGGCATGGCATTAGGTCTTTCACAGGACACATTCACGTATGAAGAACTAAAAATAGCAACAAACGGTTTCTCCAATCTCAACCTACTTGGCCAAGGTGGTTTTGGCTATGTTCATAGAGGAGTACTTTCGAGCGGGAAAGTAGTTGCAATCAAACAGTTAAAAGCTGAAAGCAGACAAGGGGAGAGGGAATTTCAAGCAGAGGTCGAGATCATTAGCCGCATCCATCATAGACACCTTGTTGAACTTGTTGGTTACTGCATTTCTGGTACTCATAGAATTTTGGTATATGAGTTTGTTCCAAATAGCACGTTGGAATTTCATCTGCACG GGAAGGATCGCCCAACTATGACCTGGCCTATAAGGATGAAGATTGCTTTAGGTTCTGCAAGGGGATTGGCATATCTGCATGAGGAAT GTAATCCCAAAGTCATTCACCGTGACATCAAGGCTGCTAATATTCTTCTGGAATCTAATTTTGAGGCGAAG GTTGCAGATTTTGGACTTGCAAAGTTTGCTTCTGATACAGATACTCATGTATCCACTCGAGTAATGGGAACTTTTGG TTACTTGGCTCCAGAGTATGCCTCTAGTGGGAATCTCACTGAGAAAGCagatgttttttcttttggtgttgTGCTTCTAGAGTTTATAAGCGGGCGTCGTCCGGTTGACAGAACTCGACCCTTTGCTGAGGATAGCATGGTTGATTGG GTAGTTCGAGCATTGGAAGGAAACCTTTCTCTGAATGATTTAAATGAAGGAATTATGCCAGGACACAGTAGAGTATATAGTCGTTGTCAAAGCTTAGATTATGAAACCAGCCAAGACCAGGAGGATTCAAAGAAATTCGGGATGATGGCCCTGGAAAGCCAAGAACAAGCCACAAGTGAGTTCAGTGGCCACAACAGCGAGGATGGCCTTCAACCATCTATTAATACGAATATGGCAGAGGATGGTCATCAAGCTAGTAGAGGCTCTTAA